From a single Kitasatospora sp. NBC_00458 genomic region:
- a CDS encoding group II truncated hemoglobin — protein sequence MSDEHRSDSRSDSLYDAIGGLDALRRLSDTFYEGVLADPLLAPVFADFTPTHIEHVAVWLAEVFDGPDRFTTDLGGHQSLLRSHLGLAITEEQRTRWVELMAAAVDKELPGDELLRRRVLEYFDWGTRIAKDVSASPAGTDLGDPGPTPRWGWEGLR from the coding sequence ATGAGCGACGAGCACCGCTCCGACAGCCGCTCCGACAGCCTCTACGACGCGATCGGCGGCCTCGACGCCCTTCGCAGACTCAGCGACACCTTCTACGAGGGCGTCCTCGCCGACCCGCTGCTGGCGCCGGTCTTCGCGGACTTCACGCCCACCCACATCGAACACGTCGCCGTCTGGCTGGCCGAGGTCTTCGACGGCCCGGACCGCTTCACCACCGACCTCGGCGGCCACCAGTCCCTGCTCCGCTCCCACCTCGGCCTCGCCATCACCGAGGAGCAGCGCACCCGCTGGGTGGAGCTGATGGCCGCGGCCGTCGACAAGGAACTGCCCGGCGACGAACTGCTCCGCCGCCGCGTCCTGGAGTACTTCGACTGGGGCACCAGGATCGCCAAGGACGTCTCCGCCTCCCCGGCCGGCACCGACCTCGGCGACCCGGGCCCCACCCCGCGCTGGGGCTGGGAGGGCCTGCGGTGA
- a CDS encoding SDR family NAD(P)-dependent oxidoreductase, with protein MSETTRTDEAVRRGPRVVVVTGAGTGIGQETAWAFAAQDPDVRVVAVGRRAEPLARPAGRAPDRIVPLAADVTSPDGPEAVVRGALERFGRLDVLVNNAGIAPHGQLGDYTREGVEAVLATNLTAPVLLGQAALPALTESRGVIVNVSTAVGQRGWPTNSVYAAGKAAVDTLTRSWAVELAPRGIRVVAVAPGAIATPIGRHAGFSPERQAAVRRWQLENTPLGRIGEPAEVAWAIVQLASPQASFVTGVVLPVDGGAVVG; from the coding sequence ATGAGCGAGACGACGCGGACGGACGAGGCAGTGCGGCGGGGACCCCGGGTGGTCGTGGTCACCGGGGCGGGGACGGGGATCGGACAGGAGACCGCGTGGGCGTTCGCCGCGCAGGATCCGGACGTCCGGGTGGTGGCGGTCGGGCGGCGGGCCGAACCGCTCGCGCGGCCGGCCGGCCGCGCACCGGACCGGATCGTTCCGCTGGCCGCGGACGTCACGTCCCCGGACGGGCCGGAGGCGGTCGTCCGGGGCGCGCTGGAGCGGTTCGGGCGGTTGGACGTCCTGGTGAACAACGCCGGCATCGCCCCGCACGGACAGCTCGGCGACTACACCCGGGAGGGCGTCGAGGCGGTGCTGGCGACCAACCTGACGGCGCCCGTCCTGCTCGGCCAGGCCGCCCTGCCCGCGCTGACGGAGAGCCGGGGCGTGATCGTCAACGTCAGCACGGCCGTCGGTCAGCGCGGCTGGCCGACCAACTCGGTGTACGCGGCGGGGAAGGCCGCCGTCGACACGCTCACCCGCAGCTGGGCGGTGGAGCTGGCGCCGCGCGGCATCCGGGTCGTCGCGGTGGCGCCCGGCGCGATCGCGACGCCGATCGGCCGGCACGCGGGGTTCAGCCCGGAGCGACAGGCGGCCGTCCGCAGGTGGCAGCTGGAGAACACCCCGCTGGGCCGGATCGGCGAGCCGGCCGAAGTGGCCTGGGCCATCGTGCAACTCGCCTCGCCACAGGCCTCGTTCGTCACCGGAGTAGTCTTGCCGGTGGACGGCGGCGCCGTCGTGGGATAG
- a CDS encoding MerR family transcriptional regulator — protein sequence MRIGELARVAGTSPRALRHYEQAGLLTSERAPNGYRVYDDGAAVRVRNIRGLLDAGFTLEDVRPFLGCLDSDAFGPPSAGALRIARERLAVLERRIAAQHETRDRLVAAIAAAEAAVPG from the coding sequence ATGCGGATCGGCGAGCTGGCGCGGGTGGCGGGCACGAGCCCCCGGGCACTGCGGCACTACGAGCAGGCCGGGCTGCTGACCTCCGAGCGCGCGCCCAACGGGTACCGGGTCTACGACGACGGCGCGGCGGTCCGGGTCCGCAACATCCGCGGACTGCTGGACGCCGGGTTCACGCTGGAGGACGTCCGGCCGTTCCTGGGCTGCCTGGACAGCGACGCGTTCGGCCCGCCGTCCGCCGGTGCGCTGCGGATCGCCCGGGAGCGGCTGGCGGTGCTGGAGCGCCGCATCGCCGCCCAGCACGAGACCAGGGACCGGCTGGTCGCGGCGATCGCGGCCGCGGAGGCCGCCGTTCCGGGCTGA
- a CDS encoding AMP-binding protein, which produces MQIPLSVMDFLDRAELVYGDRVGIVDEPDQPAESWGDLTYRRVAELARAQAAGLDRLGVGPGERVAVVSHNSARLLTSLYGVSGHGRVLVPVNFRLRAEEVSYIVEQSGASVLLVDPELADPLAGVVAKHKFTIGADSDALLYDFDNAPRRYPVAEGDTATINYTSGTTARPKGVQLTHRNVWLNAVLMGLHFGASDRDVYLHTLPMFHANGWGLPFSLTGLGAQHVVLRKVDGAEILRRVERHGVTFLCGAPAVVQMVLDAAEDWDGPVPGRDRVRIIVAGAPPPTSVVQRIETELGWEFLQIYGLTETSPVVTVNRTRAEWDRLPAAERAEKLVQAGSPAIGNQVRVDGQGEVLVRSNVVLDGYWQQPEATAEAIRDGWFHTGDGGTLVDGYLTISDRKKDVIISGGENVSSIEVEDCLYDHPAVGEVAVIGVPDAKWGETVKALVVLKPGAEAGEAELIAHCKARLAGYKSPTSVEFRDDLPRTTTGKLQKFRLREPYWAGRERKVN; this is translated from the coding sequence ATGCAGATTCCACTCTCCGTGATGGACTTCCTCGACCGGGCCGAGCTGGTCTACGGCGACCGGGTCGGCATCGTCGACGAGCCGGACCAACCGGCCGAATCCTGGGGCGATCTGACGTATCGCCGGGTCGCCGAGCTGGCCCGGGCGCAGGCGGCCGGACTGGACCGGCTGGGCGTCGGGCCGGGCGAGCGGGTGGCCGTCGTGTCGCACAACTCGGCCCGGCTGCTGACCTCGCTGTACGGCGTGAGCGGCCACGGCCGGGTGCTGGTGCCGGTGAACTTCCGCCTCAGGGCGGAGGAGGTGTCGTACATCGTCGAGCAGAGCGGCGCGTCCGTGCTGCTGGTCGACCCCGAACTCGCCGACCCGCTGGCCGGGGTGGTCGCCAAGCACAAGTTCACGATCGGCGCGGACAGCGACGCCCTGCTGTACGACTTCGACAACGCGCCGCGCCGGTACCCGGTCGCCGAGGGCGACACCGCCACCATCAACTACACCAGCGGAACCACCGCCCGCCCCAAGGGCGTTCAGCTCACCCACCGGAACGTCTGGCTCAACGCCGTCCTGATGGGCCTGCACTTCGGGGCGAGCGACCGGGACGTCTACCTGCACACCCTGCCGATGTTCCACGCCAACGGCTGGGGCCTGCCGTTCTCCCTCACCGGCCTCGGCGCGCAGCACGTGGTGCTGCGGAAGGTCGACGGCGCCGAGATCCTGCGCCGGGTCGAGCGGCACGGCGTGACCTTCCTGTGCGGTGCGCCGGCGGTGGTGCAGATGGTGCTGGACGCCGCCGAGGACTGGGACGGCCCGGTCCCCGGCCGGGACCGGGTGCGGATCATCGTGGCCGGCGCACCGCCGCCGACCTCGGTGGTGCAGCGGATCGAGACCGAACTCGGCTGGGAGTTCCTGCAGATCTACGGCCTGACCGAGACCTCGCCGGTGGTGACGGTCAACCGCACGCGCGCCGAGTGGGACCGGCTCCCCGCCGCCGAGCGGGCGGAGAAGCTGGTGCAGGCGGGCTCGCCGGCGATCGGCAACCAGGTGCGGGTGGACGGCCAGGGCGAGGTGCTGGTGCGGTCGAACGTGGTGCTGGACGGCTACTGGCAGCAGCCGGAGGCCACCGCCGAGGCGATCCGGGACGGCTGGTTCCACACGGGCGACGGCGGCACCCTGGTCGACGGCTACCTGACCATCTCGGACCGGAAGAAGGACGTCATCATCAGCGGCGGGGAGAACGTCTCCTCGATCGAGGTGGAGGACTGCCTGTACGACCACCCGGCGGTGGGCGAGGTCGCGGTGATCGGCGTGCCGGACGCCAAGTGGGGCGAGACGGTGAAGGCGCTGGTGGTGCTCAAGCCGGGTGCCGAGGCCGGCGAGGCGGAGCTCATCGCCCACTGCAAGGCGCGGCTGGCCGGCTACAAGTCGCCCACCTCGGTGGAGTTCAGGGACGACCTGCCGCGGACGACCACCGGGAAGCTGCAGAAGTTCCGGCTCCGCGAGCCGTACTGGGCGGGGCGGGAGCGGAAGGTCAACTAG
- a CDS encoding helix-turn-helix transcriptional regulator, with translation MTASPAADGPPDDLAVRAAELVRDAVLGDLARRVVADCGADVGLVGVPEPGSPGGRARTGGPEGMVLRHWAGTRADLLHGLAVPAGTGLGGRALAERTPSWVPDYRAATGISHHYDAAVTAEDLYAMLTVPLLHGGTVHGVVYASLRTVVPFGDVRIAAVGRLAEAATRALAGAAAWSGPPHRREPGATAPAAPLTRREHEVLRWAATGRTNPEIAAQLGLTCNTVTGYLKSAMHKLGVRNRTELALAARESGLLDAD, from the coding sequence ATGACCGCCTCGCCCGCCGCCGACGGACCCCCGGACGACCTCGCCGTCCGGGCCGCCGAGCTGGTCCGGGACGCCGTGCTCGGCGACCTCGCCCGCCGGGTGGTGGCCGACTGCGGCGCCGACGTCGGCCTGGTCGGCGTGCCCGAGCCGGGCTCACCCGGCGGGCGCGCCCGCACCGGGGGACCGGAGGGCATGGTGCTGCGGCACTGGGCCGGGACCCGGGCGGACCTCCTGCACGGCCTCGCCGTCCCGGCCGGCACCGGCCTCGGCGGCCGGGCACTGGCCGAGCGCACCCCCAGCTGGGTGCCCGACTACCGGGCCGCCACCGGCATCTCCCACCACTACGACGCCGCCGTCACCGCCGAGGACCTCTACGCGATGCTCACCGTGCCGCTGCTGCACGGCGGCACCGTGCACGGCGTGGTGTACGCGTCGCTGCGCACGGTGGTCCCGTTCGGCGACGTCCGGATCGCCGCCGTCGGCAGGCTGGCCGAGGCCGCCACCCGGGCGCTGGCCGGGGCCGCCGCCTGGAGCGGCCCGCCGCACCGGCGGGAGCCCGGGGCGACCGCCCCCGCCGCGCCGCTGACCCGGCGCGAGCACGAGGTGCTCCGCTGGGCGGCGACCGGCCGGACCAATCCGGAGATCGCCGCCCAGCTCGGCCTCACCTGCAACACGGTGACCGGCTACCTGAAGAGCGCCATGCACAAGCTCGGCGTCCGCAACCGCACCGAACTCGCGCTGGCGGCACGCGAGTCGGGCCTCCTGGACGCGGACTAG
- a CDS encoding TIGR03084 family metal-binding protein: MTDPNVPRGSAVLAGLLADLRAESEVLDGLVAGLAPERWATGTPAPGWTVAHQIAHLAWTDDWSELAARDPEGFVAESGRVFGELLAAGADPVEDGAARGAVEEPAALLARWRAGRERLAAALAAVPADTRLPWMGPPMKAPSMATARLMETWAHGQDVADALGAVREPTARLRHIAHLGVRTAGFAFTVHGLPAPQAPVRVELTAPDGEPWTWGPADAADRVAGPALDFCLLVTQRRHRDDLALTAVGAVAQAWLPIAQAFAGPPGKGRDAGSSPRMIE; the protein is encoded by the coding sequence ATGACGGACCCGAACGTTCCCAGGGGATCGGCCGTGCTGGCCGGGCTGTTGGCCGACCTGCGGGCCGAGAGCGAGGTGCTGGACGGGCTGGTCGCCGGGCTGGCGCCGGAGCGGTGGGCCACCGGCACTCCCGCACCGGGGTGGACGGTCGCGCACCAGATCGCGCACCTGGCGTGGACGGACGACTGGTCGGAGCTGGCCGCGCGCGACCCGGAGGGCTTCGTCGCCGAGTCCGGCCGGGTCTTCGGCGAGCTGCTGGCCGCCGGTGCGGACCCGGTGGAGGACGGCGCCGCGCGCGGGGCCGTCGAGGAGCCGGCGGCCCTGCTGGCGCGCTGGCGGGCCGGTCGGGAGCGGCTGGCGGCGGCGCTCGCGGCCGTTCCGGCCGACACCCGGCTGCCGTGGATGGGCCCGCCGATGAAGGCCCCGTCGATGGCCACCGCACGGCTGATGGAGACCTGGGCGCACGGGCAGGACGTGGCGGACGCACTCGGCGCCGTCCGGGAGCCGACCGCGCGGCTGCGGCACATCGCCCACCTGGGCGTGCGGACGGCGGGGTTCGCGTTCACGGTGCACGGGCTTCCGGCGCCGCAGGCCCCGGTGCGGGTCGAACTCACCGCCCCGGACGGGGAGCCGTGGACGTGGGGCCCGGCCGACGCGGCGGACCGGGTGGCCGGTCCGGCCCTGGACTTCTGCCTGCTGGTCACCCAGCGGCGCCACCGGGACGACCTCGCGCTGACGGCCGTCGGCGCGGTGGCGCAGGCCTGGCTGCCGATCGCGCAGGCCTTCGCCGGACCGCCCGGAAAGGGGCGGGATGCCGGATCATCGCCCCGGATGATCGAGTGA